The following proteins are encoded in a genomic region of Vidua macroura isolate BioBank_ID:100142 chromosome 10, ASM2450914v1, whole genome shotgun sequence:
- the CLDN1 gene encoding claudin-1 — protein sequence MASGGLQLLGFVMAFLGWIGIIISTAMPQWKMASYAGDNIVTAQALYEGLWMSCAMQSTGQIQCKVYDSLLKLEGSLQATRALMVASILLGLVGMFVAVTGMKCMKCMEDDQVKKMRMAVFGGVIFIISGLAALVATSWYGNRVARAFYDPFTPVNTRFEFGSALFIGWAASSLAILGGSFLCCSCPRRETSYPPTRGYPKNASSTGKDYV from the exons ATGGCCAGCggagggctgcagctcctgggcttcGTCATGGCCTTCCTCGGCTGGATCGGCATCATCATCAGCACCGCCATGCCCCAGTGGAAGATGGCATCCTACGCGGGGGACAACATCGTCACGGCCCAGGCGCTCTACGAGGGGCTGTGGATGTCGTGCGCCATGCAGAGCACGGGGCAGATCCAGTGCAAGGTGTACGACTCGCTGCTCAAGCTGGAGG GCAGTCTGCAGGCCACAAGGGCTTTGATGGTGGCTTCAATACTCCTGGGGCTCGTCGGAATGTTTGTTGCTGTGACAGGCATGAAATGCATGAAGTGCATGGAAGATGACCAGGTGAAGAAGATGAGGATGGCTGTCTTTGGTGGGGTGATCTTCATCATTTCAG GTCTGGCAGCGCTGGTGGCCACATCATGGTATGGCAACAGAGTGGCTCGAGCCTTTTATGACCCTTTCACCCCCGTCAACACCAG ATTTGAGTTTGGGTCAGCTCTCTTCATTGGCTGGGCAGCTTCATCTCTGGCCATACTGGGGGgatccttcctctgctgctcctgtccaCGGAGAGAAACTTCATATCCACCCACCCGAGGCTACCCAAAGAATGCCTCCTCCACAGGGAAGGATTATGTATAA